The Mycosarcoma maydis chromosome 8, whole genome shotgun sequence DNA segment TGGTCCAGCAGCTCCGTCTGCGCGCGCCACTTTCTCGCGAGCGTACATGTGCATCGAGACGTCGACCGATcgagcatcgtcgtcgcacGAGTCGATCTCGTAGTCTTGGGCCTCGCCAGCGATACGCTGGTATCCTGGTTTGGAGAACAAGAGAGATTCGAGCCATTTTGCACCATTGGCACCGTTTGCGCGTCTCGACGCCGCACTCGGTCGATGGGCGCTCCTGCTCTCAATGCTCGTCAGGCAGATCGCACAATCTCCGTacgcctcgtcgtcgacaccTGCCTCCAACTCGTTAGCGTTCTTGAGCGGTGGATGGTACTGCCAACGCTTCGGAGCGCCTTGCGGGACCCACTGTTGCCTCAGAAACCAATGTGCGCCAAACAAGTCCTGTCCGATCAGCACGACTGCCTGCATGACCACGTATGCGCACAGCACCCACCCCCACATACTCGGTTCGCTGAACAGCACGTTGTTCGGGCAAACCAGCACGTACAGCGGGAGAAACAGCCGCGTGAGCGTAGTGCCGACCACACAGCGTTTCAAGATAGCCCGGCGTGTGCCGTGTTGTACGTTGCGGTAGATTTGCGGGATCCAGAACGAGTAGAGCAAGGACAGCATCAGCGAACCGGTCAGCTCCGGAAACAAGCCCATCATAACCACGAACACGCCCAccgccaagatggccaGCCCTCGACGACGCGCTCGGATCTCGGCAGTCAGCGTCGCAGTCGTAAGTGTGGCTGCATTCACCTCGGTCGGTGGCGAGACTGCATTCCTATCCGTCGCTCCGTTCGGCGCGTCTTCGGCAGCTCTCACGAGCGGGGTcgtggcagctgctgcagttCTCGCCTCCACCTGCGTCCGATAGATCGTAATCATATACCGGTATCCAAATGCTAGATAGCACATGCCGCTCATAAACGAACATGCTATCAACACCATCGTTGTCTCGTTCTCCAGAACCACCGCCACGCTTAGATGGATTAAACATGCGAATGCATCCAACACCCACTGTGCCAACCACGTGTGAGCGCTGAGCTTGTTCAACGTGCTCGGTGTTGTGGTCGCTTGCATCTGCTGGACCAGTAGACGTGCTtgaaggaggaggatgacAAAGTAGATGATGGCGTAGTGGACGGCTTTGCGCCACAGCGTGGTTTGTAGGAGGCCGGTGAGCGAGGTGCTTGAGAGGAGCAGGTGGCAGTCGGGTGAGAAGGCGAGCAGGGAGAGGCGAAGCGCAGGTGGTGAGATGGTGCTGATCCCTGTCGGGTAGGTTGATTCGTCTTGCAGAGTATCGATCAAATGTTGAAGCTGAGAGTGAGGGCCAGCGGATTCGAGCTGTGCGTACACGTGCAGGCTGCAGTTGTGTTGCTTGCCAACTTGGTCTTGGGTGATATCGCCAGCATCGTACGATCCACTGTCGATAATTCGCTGCAGCATGTCGATGCGAAGCTGGAACGCTTTATCGATTGCAGCCACCGTGGCATTCAACGTCTCGTTGTTGCCCCACGGAATCATGCTTAGCGTCGTACGCACATCTGTGCGCTCGTCTGCCTCGTTCGCAACCGCATGCAGAAACACACTGCCCGTCCTAACAAAGTGCAGCCCCTCTAACGAGAATGAAACTGCATCCACCCTGCTTTGACTCGACTTTGATGCGGCGAAACTCAAACTGCCCGTGACCAGCGACACATTCCCGTTGAGCAGATGTTCCTCCTTGAGATGGACATCCACATGTCCAGCCTCTTCTGTTATCCATTCAAAGTCACCACGATCTCGCTTCAGCTTGGCCTCTTGAACGCCTGCCACATACTGCGCCAATCCACCCAATCTCTCCTTGGACAATTCATGTGCAGCCGAGTGGTTCAAGCGCGAATCCAGCGCGAGCGACCGATTGGCCGTCGTGCTATAATCCCACCCGGTCCAATCGCCTTTATAGTATCCTTCGATATCCGAGTAGTACGACCCATCGGGATCGGTCAGACTGCGTCCCGAGTAGACTGCCGGTAACAGCTTGTACAGGTGTGACGGCTCGGGTGTGACGGTAAGGTTGGCTTGTTGGGTCGAGTTGTGAGAATACCAGCCGAACACTTCAGAGCGCAGCTGTTGCGTCTGTCTGAGTGCAGCGCGAACGGGCGCCAGAGTGTCTTTCCCGAAGACGAGAGTGCTGAAAAAGGAAGCTCTCACGCTTACAGTGAGTgccagcaacaccagccACAGCGCCAGTCTGACGTTGCGACCAAACTGCATCGTGATACCGAGTCTCATGTACTGCCACTAGTGCGTGTTGGATGATGCTCCGTCATCTGTTGAGCTTCTGCTTTGCACCACACAAGTATGCTACCGGAAGCATGCCACTGATGTAGCAATCCCAGAATGTGGTCGTGGTTTgtgcgtcgtgcgtcgtgcgtggtTGACAAGTCTGTACAAAGCCACGACTGTCTGCGTGCAAGCgtgtcattcgtgattcgtgattcacgatttccaaGTGGAGCAACTTC contains these protein-coding regions:
- a CDS encoding ubiquitin-protein ligase TUL1 (related to TUL1 - Golgi-localized RING-finger ubiquitin ligase), translated to MQFGRNVRLALWLVLLALTVSVRASFFSTLVFGKDTLAPVRAALRQTQQLRSEVFGWYSHNSTQQANLTVTPEPSHLYKLLPAVYSGRSLTDPDGSYYSDIEGYYKGDWTGWDYSTTANRSLALDSRLNHSAAHELSKERLGGLAQYVAGVQEAKLKRDRGDFEWITEEAGHVDVHLKEEHLLNGNVSLVTGSLSFAASKSSQSRVDAVSFSLEGLHFVRTGSVFLHAVANEADERTDVRTTLSMIPWGNNETLNATVAAIDKAFQLRIDMLQRIIDSGSYDAGDITQDQVGKQHNCSLHVYAQLESAGPHSQLQHLIDTLQDESTYPTGISTISPPALRLSLLAFSPDCHLLLSSTSLTGLLQTTLWRKAVHYAIIYFVILLLQARLLVQQMQATTTPSTLNKLSAHTWLAQWVLDAFACLIHLSVAVVLENETTMVLIACSFMSGMCYLAFGYRYMITIYRTQVEARTAAAATTPLVRAAEDAPNGATDRNAVSPPTEVNAATLTTATLTAEIRARRRGLAILAVGVFVVMMGLFPELTGSLMLSLLYSFWIPQIYRNVQHGTRRAILKRCVVGTTLTRLFLPLYVLVCPNNVLFSEPSMWGWVLCAYVVMQAVVLIGQDLFGAHWFLRQQWVPQGAPKRWQYHPPLKNANELEAGVDDEAYGDCAICLTSIESRSAHRPSAASRRANGANGAKWLESLLFSKPGYQRIAGEAQDYEIDSCDDDARSVDVSMHMYAREKVARADGAAGPALRRTSHTRRRGVARNVRYYVARAMRTALQTALRCKERLNATSTLNRRRMDVMLAPCQHAFHTQCLEPWMEIKNECPSCRSSLPRV